The following coding sequences are from one Thermocrinis jamiesonii window:
- a CDS encoding response regulator transcription factor, which translates to MKVLLVEDDKLLGKSLKEFLESEGFITDWVWDPREVLDLLEVKAYDVIVLDLMMPHVRGEDLIKRIRERDKETPILVLTAKRRIEDKRTCFELGADDYLSKPFEMEELILRIKALYRRRNPYDVVVIGNVEVCLSKEVVKVDGKIVPLSKKDWLIVKLLVENRGTYVSQEKILNYVWGDEPVGEDVVRAHIKSLRKLFPKGFIQTMRGRGYKVG; encoded by the coding sequence ATGAAGGTTTTACTCGTAGAGGACGACAAATTGCTTGGAAAAAGTTTAAAGGAATTTTTAGAGTCAGAAGGTTTTATTACAGATTGGGTGTGGGACCCAAGGGAGGTTTTGGACCTATTGGAGGTGAAAGCTTACGATGTTATCGTGCTTGACCTTATGATGCCACACGTAAGGGGAGAGGACCTGATAAAGAGGATCAGAGAAAGAGACAAAGAAACACCCATACTGGTTTTAACCGCAAAACGCAGAATTGAAGACAAGCGCACCTGCTTTGAACTCGGAGCAGACGATTATCTGAGCAAGCCCTTTGAGATGGAGGAGCTGATCCTTAGAATAAAAGCACTCTACAGAAGGAGAAATCCTTACGATGTGGTGGTAATAGGAAATGTGGAGGTTTGCTTGAGCAAGGAAGTGGTAAAGGTGGATGGAAAGATTGTCCCACTGAGTAAAAAAGACTGGCTTATCGTTAAGCTTTTGGTAGAAAACAGGGGCACTTATGTGTCCCAAGAAAAAATACTCAACTATGTTTGGGGCGACGAGCCTGTGGGAGAAGATGTAGTCAGGGCTCACATAAAAAGTCTCAGAAAGCTTTTTCCCAAGGGATTCATACAAACCATGAGGGGAAGAGGATACAAAGTTGGCTGA